The Desulfovibrio psychrotolerans nucleotide sequence CTGGAAGGCATAATGATCCGTACCCTGTGGTTTTATCTCTCGTTCCTCACGGCGACTTTCCTCCTCAGTCTCGCCACGCTGGCAGTGGGCGCGTTCGCACCCGCAGGGCCTTTGTGCGCCCGCATTGCAGCACTGTGGAGCCGCTCTGCCATCGTGCTCTCCGGCATCCGGCTGGAGGCGGACATTGCCGCCGTGCCCCCGCCCGGCAAGGGGCCCGTGGTTTTCATGGTCAACCACCAGAGCCAGTTCGATATTCCCATCGCCACCCTGCTGCTGCGGGAGCGCTATCCCGCCTTTGTGGCAAAGAAGAGCCTGTTCGACATCCCCTTCGTGGGCTGGGCGTTCCGGCTGGGAAAACACATTCCCATAGACCGCAAGAACAGCCGCAAGGCCATGAAGTCCATGGAAAACGCAGCTGCCACAGCCAAAGCGGGCCGCTCCATTGTCATCTTCCCGGAAGGCACCCGGCAGAAGGATACCTCGCAGCTCGGGGAATTCAAGACCGGGGGCATCATCCTCGCGCTCAAGGCAGGTCTTCCCG carries:
- a CDS encoding lysophospholipid acyltransferase family protein → MIRTLWFYLSFLTATFLLSLATLAVGAFAPAGPLCARIAALWSRSAIVLSGIRLEADIAAVPPPGKGPVVFMVNHQSQFDIPIATLLLRERYPAFVAKKSLFDIPFVGWAFRLGKHIPIDRKNSRKAMKSMENAAATAKAGRSIVIFPEGTRQKDTSQLGEFKTGGIILALKAGLPVVPVVLEGTGDILPKGHVTLKRRHTVRVRALPPIDSSSYDIKERNRFRDELHALMNTAYMEMRECRTSQTS